From the Panthera leo isolate Ple1 chromosome C1, P.leo_Ple1_pat1.1, whole genome shotgun sequence genome, one window contains:
- the HPDL gene encoding 4-hydroxyphenylpyruvate dioxygenase-like protein — protein MAASARRLCHIAFHVPAGQPLAQDLQLLFGFQPLAVREADGWRQLALRSGDAVFLVNEGAGPQEPLYGLDPRHAVPSATNLCFDVVDTGAAARALVARGCSVPVPPVSVRDSQGTATYAVVRSPVGNLSLTLLERAGFGGPFLPGFRPVPCATRPGWVSHVDHLTLACTCGSSPTLMRWFHDCLDFRHLPLSPGEDPELGLEVTAGSGPGGLKLTALQTTPGSAAPTLVLAESLPGAASGQDQVEQFLARHRGPGLQHVGLYTPNIIEATERVAVAGGQLLAPPEAYYQQPGKERQILAAGHEPSQLARQGILLDGDEGKFLLQVFTKSLFPEDTFFLELIQRQGATGFGQGNIRALWQSVQEEQASRNQET, from the coding sequence ATGGCCGCGTCCGCCCGTCGTCTGTGCCACATCGCTTTCCACGTGCCCGCGGGGCAGCCCCTTGCCCAAGATCTGCAGCTTCTCTTCGGCTTCCAGCCCCTGGCGGTGCGGGAAGCAGACGGCTGGCGGCAGTTGGCCCTGCGCAGCGGCGACGCGGTCTTTTTGGTGAACGAGGGCGCtgggccccaggagcccctgtatggCCTGGACCCACGTCATGCTGTGCCCAGCGCCACCAACCTGTGTTTCGACGTGGTGGATACGGGCGCTGCCGCCCGGGCGTTGGTTGCGCGGGGCTGCAGCGTGCCGGTGCCCCCTGTTAGCGTGCGGGATTCTCAGGGCACCGCCACCTATGCCGTGGTCAGATCACCTGTGGGCAACCTCAGCCTGACTCTGCTGGAGCGCGCCGGCTTCGGAGGGCCTTTCCTGCCGGGCTTCAGGCCTGTGCCCTGTGCAACCCGCCCAGGCTGGGTCAGCCACGTGGACCACCTGACCCTGGCCTGCACCTGTGGCAGCTCCCCCACATTGATGCGCTGGTTCCACGACTGCCTAGACTTTCGCCACCTGCCACTGAGCCCAGGTGAGGATCCGGAGCTGGGCCTCGAGGTGACAGCAGGATCTGGGCCAGGGGGACTGAAGCTCACCGCCCTGCAGACCACGCCAGGCAGCGCTGCCCCCACCCTTGTACTGGCTGAGTCCCTGCCAGGGGCTGCCAGTGGACAGGACCAGGTGGAGCAGTTCCTGGCCCGGCACAGGGGACCAGGACTGCAGCACGTGGGGCTGTACACGCCGAACATAATAGAAGCCACTGAACGGGTAGCAGTGGCGGGGGGCCAGCTCCTGGCTCCTCCTGAGGCATACTACCAGCAGCCGGGCAAGGAAAGGCAAATCCTAGCTGCTGGGCATGAGCCTAGCCAGCTAGCCCGACAGGGGATCCTGCTAGATGGCGATGAAGGCAAGTTTCTGCTTCAAGTCTTCACCAAGTCTCTCTTTCCAGAGGACACCTTCTTCCTGGAGCTGATTCAGAGGCAGGGGGCGACAGGCTTTGGCCAGGGCAACATCCGGGCCCTGTGGCAGTCGGTGCAGGAGGAGCAAGCCTCCAGGAACCAAGAAACCTGA